GTCCATCGCCGATAGATCGGTCGTCGGTTGCGTTCGCAGCGCCAGCACGTCGGCCGCCGACCAGCGCCCGGATGCTTCGCGCAGCGGCACCGTCTGGACCGCGACGGGGGTGCCGAGCGCAAACAGGCGGGTTTGGGCATCGGTGACGGAGAGGAGGGGTGGGGGCATGGCGTGCCTGTATCGTGCCAGCGGGTGCCGCGTCGAGGGGCGCGCGGTTTCGGAGCGCCGATTCTCGCGGGTTGCTGGCCCCGACGCGAGATGACCAAAAAGCCACAGTCGATGAGAATCCACCGGCCAATTCGCGCTGTCATCATAACGCCTTAAACCGCGCCTAGCGCGCGGTGACCGGCGGCATTTCACTCAGATGAAGGTCGTCCGGCAGAGTGCAGCGCAGGAGCCCGGGAGTGCCCTGCGCGCGCATCTTCATATCAATAGCTCAATCAAAAAGTGGGAAACTCTCATGTCTAAATCGCTCGCCGCCAAGTCCGCACTTCTGTTCGGCACGGCCTTCTCCGCGCTTTGGGCAAGCGCCGCCAGCGCGCAGGACGCGCCCGTCGCGACGCCTGCTGCCGCGACCGCGCAGGCCACCGATAGCGACAGCCTCGGCGACATCGTCGTCACTGCCCAGCGCCGCCGCGAAAATCTGCAGTCGGTGCCGGTCTCGGTCGGCGTGCTGCAAGGCGACGATCTGCGCACCTACACGACGGGCGGCAGCGATACGCTACTCGAACTCGCCAACCGCGTGCCCGGCCTCTACGTCGAATCGACCACCGGCCGCATCTTCCCGCGCTTCTACATCCGCGGTCTCGGCAACGTCGATTTCTACCTCGGCGCATCGCAGCCGGTGTCGATCATCCAGGACGATGTCGTGCTGGAGCATGTCGTGCTCAAATCGAACCCGGTGTTCGACGTGCGCCAGATCGAAGTGCTGCGCGGGCCGCAGGGTACGCTGTTCGGCCGCAACACGACGGCGGGCATCATCAAGTTTGACACGATCCGTCCGAGCAACGCGTTCGAAGGCCGCGCGACGGCATCGTACGGCAGCTACAACACGATCAGCGTCGATGCGGGCGTCGGCGGGCCGATCGTCAAGGACGTGCTCTCGTTCCGCGTTTCGGCGCTGTACCAGCATCGCGACAATTGGATCGACAACACCTTCAACGGCGTCAGCGGTGACGGCACCGTCGGCGGCAAGAACGTGCTCGGCCGCTTCGATGAGAAGGACGTACGCGTCCAATTGATGCTGACCCCGCCGGACACCGGCTTCACCGGCATCCTGTCGGCGCATGCGCGCCATTACAGCGGCACCGCGACGCTGTTCCATCGCGGCGCGATCAAGCTCGGGTCGAACGACGTGAGCGCCGAACCGCGCGATGCCGTCGGCAATGACGAAGCGCTCAACAGCCCGCAGGCGTACAAGACGTACGGCGCATCGTTCAACGCGAAGAACGATTTCGGCGGCGTCACGCTGACCTCGATCACGGCGTATGAGACGACCTCGGGGTCGAGCCGTGGCGACACCGACGGCGGGATCGCGGCCAACTTCCCCGGCGGACGCTTCTACGGCCAGAGCCGTGGTCGCGTGATCGATCTCGATCAGCTGAGCGAGGAAGTCCGCTTGGCGAGCAATGGCAATGGTCGCTTCAAATGGCAGGTCGGCGGGATCTATTTCGAGTCGCGCGACACCACCGAATTCGCGCAGCGCGGCTTTTTCCTGCTCAACAATTCGTTTGGTACGACGCCCAACCCGAACAATTTCGTCGTCCTGCGCAACGTCAACACGTCGTACGCGGGCTTCGGCCAGGCGAGCTACGAGCTTCTGCCGAAGCTGACTCTGACCGGCGGCGTGCGCGTGACCTATGACGAGAAGACGACGCGTCTGGTCACGCCGCCGCGCAATGCTGCTGGCGTGGTGACCTTCCCGGTGACGGCGGCGACCAATGTCCGGCTCGCCGACACGCAGCCGAGTTGGGAGGGGAGCCTGCGCTATGAAGTGAACCCGGACGTCAACGTATTCGCGCGCGTCTCGCGCGGTTTCCGTGGGCCGACGATCCAGGGCCGCAACGCCGTGTTCAGCTCGGCGTTCGTGACGGCGGGTTCGGAGACGATCACGTCGTACGAGGCGGGCTTCAAGTCGAACCTGTTCGGCAACACGCTGCGCTTCAACGCGACGGGGTTCTACTACAAGGTCAAGAACATCCAGTTGAACGGCAACGATGCCAACAACAACGGCCTGTTGTTCAACGCCAATCAGGCGCAGGCTTGGGGTGGTGAAGCCGAACTGACGTGGCGTCCGGTGCGCAACCTGACGCTCGGCCTCGGCGGCAGCGTGCTGCATACGGAAGTGAACGACACGCGCGTCTATACGCCGGTGTGCAAGCTGAACGGCGTGGTCACCTGCACCGTGCTCAACCCGACGATCAATGTCGGTACGGCGACGCTGGCGCAGATCAACGGCAACGCATTGCCCAATGCGCCGAAGTATCAGTTCGACGGCAATGCCCGCTACGACCTGCCGCTCGGCAATGGCGGCAAGCTGTTCCTGGCGGGCGATGCGACGGTGCAGGGCTTCACCAGCTTCGTGCCGTATAAGACGATCGAATACACCTCCGACGGTACGTTCGAGGTTGGTTTGAAGGCGGGTTATGCCGCGCCGGACAACAAGTATGAAATCGCGGTCTATGTTCGCAATCTGACCGACGAGAAAAACCTCAAGGGCGTGCTCGATAACTACAACGCCGCCGTCTTCAACGACCCGCGCATCATCGGCGTGTCGCTGTCGGGAAAGTTCTGATTGATCCAGGATCGACTTGCGGCGCAGGTCGATCCTATTTCCTTCCCCGGCGGAGGCCGGGGCCCAGTTGCGAAACGGTGGAAGGCGAGCGGCAGCGCTCCGTTACCTCTGCCATTCCGACTGGGCCCCGGCCTTCGCCGGGGAAGCGTCGTTTTAGGGAAAGCGCAGGCGCTGCTCAGCGCGCCCAGTCGCCCGATTTGCCGCCGGTTTTGGTGAGCAACTGCACCCCGCCGATCGTCATGCCTTTGTCGATCGCCTTGGCCATGTCGTAGATCGTCAGCAGTGTGACCGAGACGGCGGTGAGTGCTTCCATCTCGACCCCGGTTTTGCCCGCCGTCGCGGCGGTGGCGGTGGCGGTGACGCCGGTTTCGTCCACCGCGAGATCGATCGCCACGCGGGTGAGCGGGAGCGGGTGGCACAAAGGAATCAACTCAGCGGTACGCTTCGCCGCCATGATCCCGGCGACGCGCGCGACAGCGAGCACGTCGCCCTTCAGCGCGGTGCCTTCGCGGATCGCGCGGGCTGCTTCTGCGCTCATCTCGATCCGACCGGTGGCTACCGCCTCGCGGCGGGTGTCGGCTTTCGCGCCGACATCGACCATGTGCGCGGCACCGGTGGCGTCGAGGTGGGTGAGGTCGCTCACCCCACCAGCACTCGCGTTGCCGCCTCGACATCGGGCGCGCGCATCAGTGCTTCGCCGATCAGGAAGCATTTGATGTCATGTTCGGCCATCGCATCGAGATCGGCGCGCGTCATCAGGCCGCTTTCGGCGACGAAGGTGCAATCCTTCGGGGCCTTGGACACCAGTTCGTAGGTTCGGGCAAAGTCGACCGTGAAGGTGCGCAGGTCGCGGTTGTTGACGCCGATCAGCCGCGATTTGAGCTTCATCGCGCGGTCCATTTCGGCCTGCGAATGCACCTCGACCAATACGTCCATGCCGCATTCCAGCGCGCTCGCCTCGATTTCGGCAAGAAGCACGTCGTCGATCGCGGCCATGATCAGCAGGATCGCATCGGCCCCGATGCTGCGCGATTCGGGGACTTGCCATGGATCGACCATGAAATCCTTGCGCAGGACCGGCAGGTCGCACGCGGCGCGCGCCGTCTCCAGATACGCATCGGCGCCTTGGAACCACGCTTCGTCGGTCAGCACCGACAAGCACGTCGCGCCGCCCGCCTGATAAGCGCGGGCATGGGCTTCGGGGTCGAAATCCTCGCGGATGATGCCCTTGGACGGGCTGGCCTTCTTCACCTCCGCGACGAGCGCGTAGCCGGTGGCGGCGCGGGCATCGAGTGCTGCACGAAAGCCACGCGGCTTAGTCTGTTCGGCGATGCGCGCGTCTAGGTCGCTAAGCGGCACGGTCGCCTTGCGGGCGGCGACTTCAGCGCGCTTGGTTTCGAGGATGCGGTTGAGAATGTCGGTCATGAATAAGCGATCCAGCGATCGAGCAGGGTGTTGGCGGCAGTGTTGTCGATCGCGTCGGCCGCCATGGCGGCACCATCGACAAGGTCGTGCGTCCGGCCCGCGACGACGAGCGCGGCGGCAGCGTTGAGCAACACCGCGTCCCGATAGGCACCGCGCTCGCCCTGGAGCAAGCGGCGGAGTGCCGCGGCATTGTGCGCGGGATCGCCGCCGCGGATCGCGCTGAGCGGATGGCGCGGGAGCCCGGCGTCCTCGGGCGTGATGTTGGCGGGCAGCGTAACTTGCCCGACGCCGATCGCAACGCTGGGGCCCGCGCTCGACAGTTCGTCCAAGCCTTCCTCGCCCGAGACGACCAGCGCCGCCTCGGTGCCGAGCTGTTCGAGGGCGGCGGCATAGGTGGTGGCGTAATCGGGGCGGGCGATGCCGATCAACTGGCGCGTGACGCCGGCGGGATTGGCGAGCGGACCCATCAGGTTGAAGATCGTGCGAATGCCCAGCTTCTGGCGGATCGGGGTGATGCGCTTCATCGCCGGGTGATGATTGGCGGCGAAGAGGAAGGCGATGCCGATATCGCGCAGGCTCGCTTCGGCATTCTGTCCGGCGCGGTGCATGTCGAGGCCGAGTGCCTCAAGCGTATCGGCGGCACCGGCCTTGGACGAGGCGGCGCGGTTGCCGTGCTTCGCGACGGGGACGCCGGTGCTGGCAACGACGATCGACACGGCGGTCGATACGTTGAGCGTGTGGTGCCCGTCACCGCCGGTGCCGCACACATCGATTGCGCCCGCTGGGGCGTCGATCGGGATGAGGCGGCTGCGCATCGCGCGCGCGGCCTCGGCGATTTCGATACTGGTCTCGCCGCGTTCGGTCAGGCCGATCAGGAAGGTGGCGATCTCCTCCTCCGACGTGCGTGCATCGAGCAGGTCCGCGAACGCCTGCGCCGCGGTTTCGCGCGACAGCGGGGAGGATGGATCGGGGAGGCGGGTGAGCGTGGTCAAATTCCCCTCCCGCTTGCGGGAGGGGTTAGGGGAGGGGATGTCGGGCGTTGCGGTTTTAACAGGCCCTCCCCCAGCCCCTCCCGCAAGCGGGAGGGGAGTTCGACGCCCGCCGCCGCGAGGAAATTGGCGAGCAGCGCGTGGCCATGTTCGGTGGCGATGCTCTCGGGGTGGAATTGCACGCCGTGGATCGGCAGCGTCGCATGGCGTATGCCCATCACCGAGCCGTCATCGGCACGTGCGTTGACGATCAGGTCGGCCGGCAGATCCTCGACGATCAGCGAGTGATAGCGGGTCGCGGTGAAGGGTGAGGGAAGGCCGGCGAACACGCCGGTACCGTCGTGCGTGACCGGCGAGGTCTTGCCGTGCATCAGCCCGCCGCGCACGACTGACCCGCCGAAATGCTGACCGATCGCCTGATGGCCTAGGCACACGCCGAGCAACGGACGCCCGGCGGCCGCGCACGCCGCGACCAGATCGAGCGAAACGCCCGCCTCGGTCGGCGTTTTGGGGCCGGGTGAAATCAGGAACCCCTGCGCATTGCTGGCCAGCGCCTCCGCCGCGGTGAGCGCATCGTTGCGTACCACCTTCACCTCGGCGCCCAATTCCATCAGATAATGGACCAGGTTCCAGGTGAAGCTGTCGTAATTGTCGATCACGAGTATCATATCGGGGCCGCTACCGCGTTTGCGGGGGCGCGACAATGATCGTGATCGGGTCCGTTCAGGCTGGATCAAGCTTAGATCGCGGACGTTGGTACACCTCTAGGAGATTCTCATGCTGCGCACCCTGACCGTCGCCTTGCTGCTCGTCGCGATTCCGGGTGCGGGTATCGCGCAGACCGCCCCCCCGACCACGCCCCCTACCACGCCGCAGACCAGCACGACGACAAATGCGGCGGCGCAAGCCGAATCGGGCAAGCCGCCCCAGCGCATCCGCTCGATCATGTTGACGGGGACCGAGAAATGCCCGGCACCGACCAACCCCGACGAGGAGATCGTGGTCTGCGCACGCTCCGGTGAGCCGTATCGGATCCCCAAGGAATTGCGCGCCGACAAGCCGATACCGGTCCAGAACCAAAGCTGGGTGAACCGCACCGCGCTGGCCGATGAAGTGGGCCGCCGCGCGGGAGGGTTGCCCGATACATGCTCGCCGACCGGATCGGGCGGGCAGACCGGCTGCGCCAAGCTGCGCGCCGAACAGTTCGCCGCTGAGCGGAACGAGGCCCGGCGCGTGCAGCGTTCGATTCCTTAATCATTTCGACCGTTCGGGCCGAGCTTGTCGAAGCCCCCTCTCGTCGCACGCCCACCGAGTGCTTTTGGAGACGTGCCCTCCGACAGGCTCACGGCGAACGGGGTGGGGAGTCCTTGTGCGCTCCGATGCCCGTGAGTTCGTTTACTGGCCGAAGCCGACCGTGGCCGCCCGTGCGATCGCTTCGCGCGCGGCGGCGAGCAAAGCGCCCGCCTTGGCCTCGCATTCGCGCTGTTCATAATCCGGGTTCGAATCGGCGACGATCCCGGCGCCTGCCTGCACATGCATGACGCCGTCCTTCACAATCGCGGTGCGCAGGACGATGCACGAATCCATCGATCCGTCGGGCGAGAAATAGCCGACGCCGCCCGCGTACGGCCCGCGCACGGCGTTTTCGAGCTCGGCGATGATTTCGCACGCACGCACCTTTGGCGCGCCACTGACGGTGCCCGCCGGAAAACCGGCAAAAAGGGCGTCGAGCGCGTCGTGCTCGGGGCTTAGCCGGCCGACGACGTTCGAGACGATGTGCATGACATGGCTGTACAATTCGGTGGTGTAGCTCGCGGTCACGGTAACGCTGCCCGATTCCGCCACCCGCCCGACATCGTTGCGACCAAGATCGAGCAGCATCAAATGCTCGGCGCGTTCCTTGGGATCGGCGAGCAGGCTAATGCGGTTCGCTTCATCCTCCGCCGCCGTCTTGCCGCGTGGGCGCGTGCCCGCGATCGGGCGGATCGTCACCTCGCCGTCGCGGACGCGGACGAGGATTTCGGGGCTCGATCCGGTCAGCGCGAAGCCGGGCAAATCCAGATGATAGAGGAACGGCGAAGGGTTGATGCGGCGGAGCGCGCGGTAGAGCTCGAACGGCGGCAGCGTGAAGGGCGCGGTAAAGCGCTGCGACAGCACGACCTGAAAGATGTCGCCCGCGACGATATAGTCCTTCGCCGCCGCGACCATCTCGGCATAGCGGCCCGGGGGCAGCGTGGGTTGCAGCGCAATCTCTCCGCCAGCCTCGGCGCGGACCGGAGTGGGCAGCGGCGCGGTGGCAAGGCGCGCGGCGGTCGCATCGATCCGGTCGAGCGCCTCGGCGACAATGGCTTCAGGAGAACGCGTCGCATCGGGCCACACCGGGGCAACCAAAAACAGCGCATCGGCGAGCCGGTCGAAGATCAGGATCACCGTCGGCCGCACGAACATCATGTCGGGCAGGCCGAGCGCGCTCGTCTCGGGGCGCGGCAGGCGTTCGACCAGGCCGATCGTCTCATAGCCGAAATAGCCGACCAGACAGGCAAGCGCGCGGGGCAGCTCGGGCGGCACGTCCATCCGGCAGGATGCGACCAGCGTGCGCAACGCGTCGAGCGTCGGTTCGGCGCAGGGCGCGAAAGCGTCGCGGTCGGTCAGCCAGTGCGGGTTGATCGCGGCGCTATTGCCCTCGGCGCGGAAGACGAGGTCGGGCGCAAGGC
Above is a genomic segment from Sphingomonas sp. HMP6 containing:
- the trpE gene encoding anthranilate synthase component I, whose amino-acid sequence is MRPISPDRAGRSAALTALAAGRPALLWQRQVADTETPVAAALKLIEPGRGDFLLESVEGGETRGRHSLIGLAPDLVFRAEGNSAAINPHWLTDRDAFAPCAEPTLDALRTLVASCRMDVPPELPRALACLVGYFGYETIGLVERLPRPETSALGLPDMMFVRPTVILIFDRLADALFLVAPVWPDATRSPEAIVAEALDRIDATAARLATAPLPTPVRAEAGGEIALQPTLPPGRYAEMVAAAKDYIVAGDIFQVVLSQRFTAPFTLPPFELYRALRRINPSPFLYHLDLPGFALTGSSPEILVRVRDGEVTIRPIAGTRPRGKTAAEDEANRISLLADPKERAEHLMLLDLGRNDVGRVAESGSVTVTASYTTELYSHVMHIVSNVVGRLSPEHDALDALFAGFPAGTVSGAPKVRACEIIAELENAVRGPYAGGVGYFSPDGSMDSCIVLRTAIVKDGVMHVQAGAGIVADSNPDYEQRECEAKAGALLAAAREAIARAATVGFGQ
- the moaC gene encoding cyclic pyranopterin monophosphate synthase MoaC; this encodes MSDLTHLDATGAAHMVDVGAKADTRREAVATGRIEMSAEAARAIREGTALKGDVLAVARVAGIMAAKRTAELIPLCHPLPLTRVAIDLAVDETGVTATATAATAGKTGVEMEALTAVSVTLLTIYDMAKAIDKGMTIGGVQLLTKTGGKSGDWAR
- a CDS encoding TonB-dependent receptor, whose protein sequence is MSKSLAAKSALLFGTAFSALWASAASAQDAPVATPAAATAQATDSDSLGDIVVTAQRRRENLQSVPVSVGVLQGDDLRTYTTGGSDTLLELANRVPGLYVESTTGRIFPRFYIRGLGNVDFYLGASQPVSIIQDDVVLEHVVLKSNPVFDVRQIEVLRGPQGTLFGRNTTAGIIKFDTIRPSNAFEGRATASYGSYNTISVDAGVGGPIVKDVLSFRVSALYQHRDNWIDNTFNGVSGDGTVGGKNVLGRFDEKDVRVQLMLTPPDTGFTGILSAHARHYSGTATLFHRGAIKLGSNDVSAEPRDAVGNDEALNSPQAYKTYGASFNAKNDFGGVTLTSITAYETTSGSSRGDTDGGIAANFPGGRFYGQSRGRVIDLDQLSEEVRLASNGNGRFKWQVGGIYFESRDTTEFAQRGFFLLNNSFGTTPNPNNFVVLRNVNTSYAGFGQASYELLPKLTLTGGVRVTYDEKTTRLVTPPRNAAGVVTFPVTAATNVRLADTQPSWEGSLRYEVNPDVNVFARVSRGFRGPTIQGRNAVFSSAFVTAGSETITSYEAGFKSNLFGNTLRFNATGFYYKVKNIQLNGNDANNNGLLFNANQAQAWGGEAELTWRPVRNLTLGLGGSVLHTEVNDTRVYTPVCKLNGVVTCTVLNPTINVGTATLAQINGNALPNAPKYQFDGNARYDLPLGNGGKLFLAGDATVQGFTSFVPYKTIEYTSDGTFEVGLKAGYAAPDNKYEIAVYVRNLTDEKNLKGVLDNYNAAVFNDPRIIGVSLSGKF
- the trpD gene encoding anthranilate phosphoribosyltransferase, producing the protein MTTLTRLPDPSSPLSRETAAQAFADLLDARTSEEEIATFLIGLTERGETSIEIAEAARAMRSRLIPIDAPAGAIDVCGTGGDGHHTLNVSTAVSIVVASTGVPVAKHGNRAASSKAGAADTLEALGLDMHRAGQNAEASLRDIGIAFLFAANHHPAMKRITPIRQKLGIRTIFNLMGPLANPAGVTRQLIGIARPDYATTYAAALEQLGTEAALVVSGEEGLDELSSAGPSVAIGVGQVTLPANITPEDAGLPRHPLSAIRGGDPAHNAAALRRLLQGERGAYRDAVLLNAAAALVVAGRTHDLVDGAAMAADAIDNTAANTLLDRWIAYS
- the trpC gene encoding indole-3-glycerol phosphate synthase TrpC, with the translated sequence MTDILNRILETKRAEVAARKATVPLSDLDARIAEQTKPRGFRAALDARAATGYALVAEVKKASPSKGIIREDFDPEAHARAYQAGGATCLSVLTDEAWFQGADAYLETARAACDLPVLRKDFMVDPWQVPESRSIGADAILLIMAAIDDVLLAEIEASALECGMDVLVEVHSQAEMDRAMKLKSRLIGVNNRDLRTFTVDFARTYELVSKAPKDCTFVAESGLMTRADLDAMAEHDIKCFLIGEALMRAPDVEAATRVLVG